A stretch of DNA from Sugiyamaella lignohabitans strain CBS 10342 chromosome B, complete sequence:
CCACTTGCTCGTGTTTTGAAGTTTATATCACTCACCAGGAGCTGGATTGCCTTGCACAGGATATATTCAAGTGGGCAATCATCCCTGTCTAGTAGATTGAAGCCCGCCATCTTATGTGAGATATGTCACTGTAGTAATAGGTGTAAAATGTCGACGACCGTCGTTAAATTGATTGTACTGTCGCGCCATTCTCCAGTATGGATGCTAGTGGGAGAATTGATGACCGatcaaaaaccaaaatgtgatttaaatatatattcgTCAAATATTATACTAGTAGATAAATACTTTTAAAGGGCGCTATCAGCGTCCAGTGGAGAAAGAACGCCATGAGCAGTACTTTTAAGATTATTTTCCAATTGAATCTGCGCATTCCACTCCTCAGTCACCATACTCTCATAATCTTCCAGTCCTGATTGTACATACAGTTTGAAAGAAACAATATAAGTGATCAACTGATTAAGATCGTTGTTCATTTTTGCTCGGGAAGTCAAAACagcatttttcactttgtCATGCTCAATTGCTATATCATGGCATTTTTGCTCCACTTGCAATAATTCCTGCTGAGTGGCTGACTTCATACTGTGTATATCTCGTTCCAATTGCTCAATTTTTGCATTCGAAGTGGTGGCTTCGGAATTCATCGTTTCATATATCTCGTTATACGTGATATTATTGGCATTTAATTTTGCCTCCAATGTCTCTACTTGATCACGTTTCTCATTGAGCCCTTCCGACGTACGATCGAGCTGTTCTTGCAACCTAATGGACTCATCGTGAGACTGGTGAATACGCTCGCTAATTTCTTGGCGATATCGTTGAAGCATGGGCCGGATGGAGTTGCGTAGATCAATACCCTGTAGGACCTGGTCCACCCGCTTACCAAGGTTCTCATCTGCAAATGCTGTATCGAATAAGGTAGAAGGAATCTGAAAGCCACTATCATCAATGCCTACTTTATAAAGATCCTTGTGATATTTCTGAAGCTGCGTTTCCATTTCATCAAAAGCATTTTGAGTTAGAAGTTCCGATTCATTCATTTGCTTAGTCATTTCCTCTTGTCTAGATTCTAACTGTTCCAGTGATTTGATGAGCTTCTCTCGCTCAGCATTCATGCGGTCTATATCATTGGGAGTCAAACCTTGAGCAGCGATTTGATCTTGTAGCGAggctttttcttcttgtatGACTCGCAATTCCTTACCTGCATTTTCAAGTTCGAGGGTCAACCTGTCAATTATAGCAGTCCATTTAGCTTTACGTGTTTCCATAGCATCAATATAATCTTTGAACTTGACAAGATCGCTCTCAAGTGCTTgtccttttttttccaaagATTCAAAATTATCAGCTTCTTTACGCAGATCTTGATATCGCTTACGAATCAGCTCAATTTCCTCCTCTGCTTCCTGAATGCTGGCCTGGACTGATTCAGAGAATTGTGTGATTTCCtgctccacctccacccGATACTCAGAGAAATCCATCTCATTATCCAGCTTTGAGCGGTAAGACTTAGCAGCATACCGGTCCAAAATCTGACTTAATACTCCCTCGTCGGAACTTTGGGCATTCTCAGTCTCCCAGTCGTAGTTCTCCATAGTGATATTTAGCTGAACCATCCAGTGGAGCATAGCCATAAAAGTTGGCCAATTTTgaccaccaacagcagcaatttGAGATTTGTTTATCGATTCTAAGTATGGGTATTGTATGGTTCTCAATAAATAGTACACTTCCGTGTCAATGGCCTTCGTGAATCTATATCCTGGATCCAAACGTCGATAGAGCCATTGAAAAAGCATAACAAAGTCTTTTTGAGTAGGTGCTTTAAGTGTTTTGGGTGTCAGAGGATGCTTCATTTCCACTGCAAAACCATTCTGTGTAAGATATTCGTAAATCTCTTGGGATATTGTTGCCATGTAACCTCTGTCTCGCGTTGGTCTCGGGTCTCTAGAGGCTGGCGGAAGACTAGAGCTGGGCGGTAGAACTGGAGCTCCAGACGAGTAGAAGGCAGAATTCCCACCACCAGCGATCCCAAAAGATGATTGACGGGAGACTGCCGATTGTGGGGGTTGGCGACGAACACTCGAGGGAGGGGCGCTTGGAATCATGCTTTTCCTTACGCTACCTGGGGCTGCTCCGCTACCCGGGCCATTATTACTACCCCCGGCACCGCTTACAGGTACACCACCTGTAAAATCTAACTGACCCGAGGAAGCTAGTGTATTTCGATTGTTGAAAACTCCACTTAAACCCCTTGAAGGCACAATCGACTGCCTTGCGCGACTAGCGGCACTGGGTGGCGCACCACCTACACCTCGTAATGCAGAAGGGGGAGCAATAGACGAAGCTCCTGAAAAGAGCTGCTGGCTTGTAGTGATTCCACCTGGTGCAAGAGATGGTCGAAAGGACGGTTTTCTGAGCCTGTTATTAGACGCTGGGGTAGCCATTATATTTAAGCTATGATTGTCCAAACTTGCCAacggttgctgctgatacgCTATCCTTGATTTACGACGTGTTGAATAAGACCCCTGTGAATAGCTCGGTTGTACAAAGTCTTGCTGCATTGAGCTGATTGAGTCTTTCTCGACGGACAATATTCTGGTAGGTAAGAAAAGGATCAGATTCTGTGATATTCAGGTAATCTCAAAGATTGCAATACGCAAAGCTTCTCACTTTATCTATAGATAAAGAGCAAGTGAAGCGCAAATCAACAGTACGTTCGATTAAATACCAAATTTCGTCGGCACACCAACTATGGTTCATTCAGTATTGTTACCAaggtttgtttatttttgttatcaGTACGCGCATCACGTACTTAGTCAATCTCTCATCTTCATGCACGTTCCCCGCGCGGCGCAAATGAAGCCGCAGATTTAAAGTTTGATCAAAGGATAGGAATCAGAGTGGTTAGTATCCTCCCTACCATTTTTTTACAGTCATTTCTATAAATTGAGTCTAATCCTATCGctaacaataataatatgaTTTGCTTGAATACAAGATAAAAAATTTCCCACCCCAAATAGTGTATGCGGCGAATATGCGGCTAgacccctgaaaaatcaTCCCGTCCCACCTAACTTATATTAAGCTACCGAACAATCTCCATATTTATTCCCTTGCTTTAATTCTGGTCCACTATTAGCCTTGGTtccttgaaaatattatgAGCATGTTGTGCAGACAAGGGGCGAGATACTTTTCCACTTCGTCTCTCAGATCGGTACGGTTGATCAAAACGGTACCTGAGCTCAGAGCatggagaagaaaacagatCGTAGAAAATAAGACTGTGGGCCTAGTTCCCACCATGGGGGCTCTGCACCAGGGTCATTTGAATTTAGTTTCTCAGTCCTGccaagaaaatgataatTGCGTGGTATCAGTTTTTGTCAATCCCTCGCAATTCGCACCTCATGAAGATCTCAATAACTATCCCAGAACATTAAAGTCAGACATTGACAAACTAGAAGCTTTGGAGAATGATATGAAATCGTCAGAAATAAttgtttttcttccttcAGTAGCCGATATGTATCCATCTGGTATTACTTTAGACGTGTCCCAACAACGAGGGGCATTTGTTGAAGTCAAAGGACTGAGCGAACAGCTGGAGGGTTTTATTCGGCCTCAATTTTTCCGTGGTGTTGCAACAATTGTTACTAAGCTTTTAAATATAGTTGTCCCTGAAAGGGCATATTTCGGTCAAAAGGATGTACAACAATCTATAGTGGTGAAGAGGCTCGTTAAAGAccttctgctgccaacAGAAATTAAAGTGGCCAAAACTTCACGAGAGCCTAACGGCCTGGCAATGAGCTCTCGTAATGAATATTTGACAACAGAAAGTAGGGAAAGAGCCAAGATACTATTTGAAGCATTATCAGCTGGAGAGGCCGCATATAAAGCAGGCAAGACTTCTCGACAGGAAATCATAGATGAAATTAACAGGGTGCTTAAGTCGTCTGATCTTCTGGTTGAGGTTGAATATATTGCATTATCAGACAAAGTTAGTCTGGAAGAAGTGGATAAAGTCGAAAATGGACTTGGTGCTATTATTAGCGCAGCTATACGGGTGCCTAATAAGGATGGCGGGAAGACTAGAATTATAGACAACATCATTCTCGATTAATCTTCGTCTGTGAAGTCAATTATGTAAATGAACGTCATCTTTGTAAATATTGTACATTAAAAAATGCTAACTATTGATTAATTTCTTCACATTCCTCTCCTGAAAGACTTTGTAACCTTCCCAGGAAGTACAACTACTGATTtcttttgctttttcttcttctctgtaTTCTTCCTTTCTCTCATCGATTGGTATAGCTCTGTGTCCTTTTCTATTTGTACTTGCAAGTCTTTTTGCTTGGAAAATGCCATCTCCGTTTCTATGTTTCCCGCCGAGTAACCCTTTTCTTTAATGCTGTAAAAAACCCCTCCTACTTCAGCTAACCATCGAGGATCGACTGCTGTCACTGTCGACATATATTGCTTTGATGTCAGAATAAGCTCATGATATACAAGATAATCGGGAAGATAGCCAAGGCCGTACAATGCAGAAGTCGGGTGAAGTTGCATTGTTACGTGAGTTCTTAGATTGACATACTCGCCGAGACCCTTTACTTTGGCTGCTTGGTGGAAATAGCCACTGCATATACATCTGCGGATAACATCCCAATCACCATGACATGATCTGATTGAGATATTTTGTGATTCAAGAATGAGAACAAGCTGATCGCGAACTTCATTGGCTCTTCTCAGGGATTTAGAATATAGAAAATGTTTGCCACACCATGCATCGGACTTCCTGTTAGATTTCCACTGAGTATAGACATGTAGTAATGTCAGATGGTCGGATTCTGGGACAAAAAACTTTTCCCTGGCAGCGTCAGATTCTTCTTGTCTCTCCTTTGGTCGATAGAAGACAGATGGCGTGGATAGCATGGACACGATTGTCAGCATTTCCTCGGTACATCCAATCTCGACAGATTCTATAATAAGTTTGGAAAGTGACGGGTCTATTGGAAGAGAAGACATTTTTTTCCCTAAATGCGTCAACCGACCAAAATTGTCAAGAGCCCCCAGGGCCCACAAATCATACAAACTAACTGTTAAAGTATCCATTGGAGGGGGGTCCATGAAATCAAATTCCAACAAATTATCAACACCTAATGATTTTAGAAGTAGTAGAGTATTTGCCAGATTTGTTCTTTGGATCTCTGGAATAGTTTGAGGATAcatttcttcctcttcagcGCGTTCGGTATATAGCCGATATGCAACACCTTTACCCGTTCTACCAGCTCGTCCCGATCGTTGGCCAGCATTTGCGCGTGATATAGGTGTAATCTGAAGAGAGTCCATTCCTAGCTTTGGATTATAAACCCGTAACTTTGAATAACCACTATCGACCACAAAGGATATACCATCAACTGTTAGAGAAGTCTCAGCAATATTAGTAGCTATTACGACTTTTCGACTACCATCAGGAGCAGGTTGAAAGATTTTGGCTTGCAAATCTGCTGGCATTTGTGAATAAATAGGCAGTATTTCGAGTGGAGCTGGTTTATCAAGCAACAACATGCGCTCTTTTAGCATCTCACAAGTTGcttcaatatcttcttGGCCAGTCATAAACACAAGAATATCCCCAAGCCCAGATTGCAAATGTATTGTCAGCACTTGCTTAACGGCGGCATCAACATAATCTTCTATAGGAGCTTTTGAGTGAAAAACATCAACCGGGAACGTTCTACCGGGAATAGTAAATTGAGGTGCCCCACCATAGAATTGCGAAAACCTGTCAGCATTCAGAGTTGCCGATGTTATGATAAGCTTGATGTCTCTCCTTTTAAGTAGGATCTTCTTGAACAATCCCATTAGTATATCAGTATTGAGAGACCTTTCATGTGCCTCGTCCATAATAACACAAGAATACTTTGATAGAACAGAGTCGACAAGCGATTCTCGCAGAAGCACACCATCTGTCATATACTTTATTTTAGTTTTCGAACTGGTGCAGTCCTCAAATCTGATAGCGTATCCTACCTCATCACCTAATTTCACTTCCATTTCCTCACTAACACGCCTGGCAACACTCATAGCAGCAACTCTTCTCGGTTGTGTACAACCTATTAGGCCCCGGCTACCATAGCCATCCTCAAGTAAAAATTGGGTTAACTGAGTAGTCTTACCAGATCCCGTTTCGCCAATTACTACAATAACCTGATTATCTCGAATAACTTTTAAAAGCTGTTCGCGAACTGCAAAGGCAGGCAAGAATTGTCTTTGTTCTTTAAGGGACTTTTCTCGACTGAACTTGGATGCCTGGTTAGAGTTCGATGACAAAAAATCCGAAAACTTGTTTGACTGATTGGTACTCGAAGCTGCATCCTCATCCTCGCCTGTTTTTATACCCATCACATTACCTAATGTGGTTCCAGCGAGACTAGCAGCCTGTTTAGCTTGTTGCTGGCGTTCTCTCTGCTGACGTCTCTCCCTTACAATGGCAGATCCTTTTCTTGCAAAAACAGCCAAGTCACTTTGGGGATCTCGTACAGCTGAGATTGGATCTTTCTGTGTAGTAAAAATTTGATGTCCATCAAGAAAAGGAGGCTTCAGAGAGCGCACAAACAAATGTACTCTTTTCTCCTCCTCAttgtcaaaatcaaaatcgaCAACATTCGAGCCTGCTACTCCAGATGTTCTCATTCTGTTCTGTTCCCACATGTCCATGTCTTTGTGCCTTTGTCTTGTCTGCATAGatattcttttttgaaCCTTGGCCTCTAGGACAGCATTTGCTTCTGAGACCCCACCGAGGAATTGGTCATCATCGCCAGCAGTTTGTCCGAATTCGTCAGCATTATACCAGTCGCGGTCTAGAGCCGCTAAAGACTCTTCATCATATCCAGGGGAGTGTGAAGGTGAAGGTGAATGTGAAGATGTCTGCGAgtcagaaaaagaagactTCCCTCTAACTAAGAATCGACCAGACAGATCTCCACTATTATTTGATGTGATGAATCTCTTTTTCGTATCATGGGTTCTAGTCGCTTTAGAATTCCGCGTGCTTGTAGGATTATCAAAGTTTTCAGACTCAGAATAAGAGATCGCTCTCTTTTTTCTGATGTCGTCTAGTTTTTGTCGCGCGGTCTCTGATATACCCCTCTTAACCACAAGCTGCGGGCctaaatatatatcttctTGATCGTGATCATGACGTGAGATTGATTCTAGTTTTGGTCTTCTTTGATTAGGAGATCTCTGGGTTAATTTAAAATTCTGTTCTACTTGAGTGaattctggttcttcttttggttcATCTTTGACTTCAATTTTATTGGTTGGTTCAAATCGGTCAAGGTTGTCGTCTAGTGGCGAAGCTGATTGGACTTCAAGTTTCACTTCAATGGGTCCATCAGTTCCAATACTGTGGTTcgcattattattttcacaCTTTCGTTCCTTGTAGACACCTATTAAAAACTCCTTATCAAATCTCCCAAATATCATACAAGACCGTATGAACGCATCAATGCCATTTTGATTGTCGGCCAGTCTCAGCACTTGAGCTGCTATTGCTTCATTTGGTCTATCTCTATTCAATTGCAGAGCTATCTGCCTTGCCAATTGCGAGATATACTCTGGGTCGTCTACCATTATGTAATGGTAATATTGGTGTTTGGTCTACATCACTAACCAGGATCAATAATAATGTAGGCAGGGTCCAAATCTAAAAGCCTTTGGGGTTAGGGTACAATATTAGGGTTACATCCGCATGAATTTTTTGGTCTACTCAAGTTCGATACATCGTAACTTCGACATCCAGCTGACAGACCGGTCAACGCTTATGAATAGAACAATGCTTTCTAAACATAGAGTCACTCTTGGACTGAGTGGAAATTCGTTTCTTCGATCCATTAGAAATGCATCATCTAAGCACACAAATCCTGGTAGAGAGGCTATTCCAACTCGATTTCCCACCCTTTATAATCCAAAACGTTCAGCAtccaataataaaattcAACTCCCTATAGGGCTGGTGTATAACCCGGCGCCGGCAGCTCCCAGTCCCTATGAGACACCAGCTGCTTTTCTGCCAAAAGAGGACAAGCGAACTGTTGTGGTAAACAGTGAAGAATTCCCAGTAGACAAAATCCCGGCTCTCAAAGAGCCTCTGGAGAAAAAATACAATTTGACTGAAAAGGATCTTATTGAAATTCATAATCTCAGAACGTCAGATCCTAATAAATGGACTCGAAGAGCCCTGGCGGAAAAGTTCAGCTGTTCAGAGTTTATGATTTCAGTTgcatcaaaaccaaatcctgaatataaaaaagaaatggatGAGAGGCTAGAAACTATTAAAGAATCGTGGTCACCACGAAGAGCCAGAGCAAGAAATGACCGACAGCGGAGAAAGCGACTATGGATTCGGGATGCCCAGTAGAGGTGAATTATGAAGTATTGCGGCTCTAACGAAGATTTTCGaattgtaaataaataaattgcATGCTATATTCTGGCTTAATGTAAACAATGAATATTATGAATAGATTCATTCTTGATAAAGATGATAGAAGGGGGGTAGATGGATGTATGCTATTTTCATTGAAAATCGCCAAAATCGTCATCGGTAGCTAAGGGCTTGGGGGGAGATGCCTGACGGTTTTTTGAGCGCCGGGAAGATGGCGGTGGGGGAAGAAGCATTGGGATTACCGTGTTAgcttcagcatcttccGTAGAATCATCTTTCGCACCATTGGACCCACTGATATTTACGTGAATCATTTGACCCTCTTTCAAAGAATAGTCTTTCTGTTGATCTATATGTTTCGAGGGATTAAGAAACTGCTGTCCTGCTTGTGGATTGGAATGCCTTTTGTAATCTTGCAATGCAATATTGAACTCAAACGATGAGTTCCTATCAGGAAATCCCATCCCCAATACAGCCCGTCTGTCTCCGTCAACTACAGTGATTGCAAAGAATCTAGATGAATCAGAGGCAGCTGTCACACCATTCCCATCCTTAGAATACGGGGCAATGGCAAACAGCTCTCCAGAATTCGAGTCTTCGAGCTTCAAGTGACAGTCTATTTTGTTCGCGCTATGAGTTTGGCTAATACCTTCCACCTCTACTACCCTCAACCTTCCCTGCCATAGTGGGTTATCAACTGGCCATTGACCAGCAACATGACCAGCAGATATACTCTTCAAGGGGGGAAtcgaataaatataaaccaAGGGACAAGTGAATAGGGTAGTTTCAATAAGGTCGCTCATTATAACTAAGACATCTGTTACAGTAACTCATGCTTGAGGTCGGTTCATGGAGCCTGACTTTAGAGAGACGCCGCATGCTAAACCTGCAGCAGACTCATTATCAACGAGGATTGAACTCTACCTTTTAACATATAGCTACACAGACATCATgcccccaccaccagtatacgatgacgatggtgAGTTGAATCTGTCAAGTTAATCAATTGCTAGAAATCCTAACTAAAGTTTTAGATCTGATCGATTATGACGAAGAGTACTACGAGGATGGTGAGTCTGATTTGAAATTCTAAAGTCTACAAATGAAGACAGATGAAGATACTAACAATGAATATAGAGATGGATTCTGGAGATGAAGGTAAGCTGTAACAACATATTGAATAAATGTCCAAGATCTAACttatttgaagaagacctTATGATGGCCGTGGTCCAAGTCAAGTCATTATTAGGGGGTCTCAAAGTTAACGATGACGAGATCAAGGAGTCAATATACCACTATGACTTTGATGTGGATAAGGTGGcgaaatatttcaaagataaagaagagaaaaagaaaaaaaaagcgTCTCTCTCTGCTATATCCGCTACCTCAAAAGCAGattcaaaattaaaaaatctCATTTCTCAGAGAAGTGAAAGCAAAGGTAAGTTTATGGTGGGGATATAATGATAAGGTTTGTTAAAGTTATGTGCAATTTCTAAGGTTTTTATATCAAGGTCTCACAGGGTTGGAATCGCAACCAGTTTCAAAATTGACTGCCCTCGCCAAATCCAGAAGTGGTAGAGGCGCAGATGACGGCTTGGCTTCATCGAAGGTCGCACTGAAATCAGTTGGTCTGCtgaataaaattaattcGCCAAAATCATTGGGATCCAGCACTTCGACTATTAATGAGGGTGAACTTGGGACTAGAAATAAATTGTCTGCCT
This window harbors:
- the NDC80 gene encoding Ndc80p (Component of the kinetochore-associated Ndc80 complex; conserved coiled-coil protein involved in chromosome segregation, spindle checkpoint activity, and kinetochore assembly and clustering; evolutionarily conserved; other members include Ndc80p, Nuf2p, Scp24p, and Spc25p; modified by sumoylation; GO_component: GO:0031262 - Ndc80 complex [Evidence IDA,IPI] [PMID 11179222]; GO_component: GO:0031262 - Ndc80 complex [Evidence IDA] [PMID 11266451]; GO_component: GO:0005694 - chromosome [Evidence IEA]; GO_component: GO:0000775 - chromosome, centromeric region [Evidence IEA]; GO_component: GO:0000777 - condensed chromosome kinetochore [Evidence IEA]; GO_component: GO:0000778 - condensed nuclear chromosome kinetochore [Evidence IMP,IPI] [PMID 11179222]; GO_component: GO:0000778 - condensed nuclear chromosome kinetochore [Evidence IDA] [PMID 11511347]; GO_component: GO:0000780 - condensed nuclear chromosome, centromeric region [Evidence IDA,IGI,IPI] [PMID 11266451]; GO_component: GO:0000776 - kinetochore [Evidence IEA]; GO_component: GO:0005634 - nucleus [Evidence IEA,IEA]; GO_function: GO:0005200 - structural constituent of cytoskeleton [Evidence IPI] [PMID 9585415]; GO_process: GO:0007049 - cell cycle [Evidence IEA]; GO_process: GO:0051301 - cell division [Evidence IEA]; GO_process: GO:0007059 - chromosome segregation [Evidence IGI,IMP] [PMID 11266451]; GO_process: GO:0007020 - microtubule nucleation [Evidence IPI] [PMID 9153752]; GO_process: GO:0007067 - mitotic nuclear division [Evidence IEA]; GO_process: GO:0034501 - protein localization to kinetochore [Evidence IMP] [PMID 19893618]), translated to MQQDFVQPSYSQGSYSTRRKSRIAYQQQPLASLDNHSLNIMATPASNNRLRKPSFRPSLAPGGITTSQQLFSGASSIAPPSALRGVGGAPPSAASRARQSIVPSRGLSGVFNNRNTLASSGQLDFTGGVPVSGAGGSNNGPGSGAAPGSVRKSMIPSAPPSSVRRQPPQSAVSRQSSFGIAGGGNSAFYSSGAPVLPPSSSLPPASRDPRPTRDRGYMATISQEIYEYLTQNGFAVEMKHPLTPKTLKAPTQKDFVMLFQWLYRRLDPGYRFTKAIDTEVYYLLRTIQYPYLESINKSQIAAVGGQNWPTFMAMLHWMVQLNITMENYDWETENAQSSDEGVLSQILDRYAAKSYRSKLDNEMDFSEYRVEVEQEITQFSESVQASIQEAEEEIELIRKRYQDLRKEADNFESLEKKGQALESDLVKFKDYIDAMETRKAKWTAIIDRLTLELENAGKELRVIQEEKASLQDQIAAQGLTPNDIDRMNAEREKLIKSLEQLESRQEEMTKQMNESELLTQNAFDEMETQLQKYHKDLYKVGIDDSGFQIPSTLFDTAFADENLGKRVDQVLQGIDLRNSIRPMLQRYRQEISERIHQSHDESIRLQEQLDRTSEGLNEKRDQVETLEAKLNANNITYNEIYETMNSEATTSNAKIEQLERDIHSMKSATQQELLQVEQKCHDIAIEHDKVKNAVLTSRAKMNNDLNQLITYIVSFKLYVQSGLEDYESMVTEEWNAQIQLENNLKSTAHGVLSPLDADSAL
- the PAN6 gene encoding pantoate--beta-alanine ligase PAN6 (Pantothenate synthase; also known as pantoate-beta-alanine ligase, required for pantothenic acid biosynthesis, deletion causes pantothenic acid auxotrophy, homologous to E. coli panC; GO_component: GO:0005737 - cytoplasm [Evidence IEA,IEA]; GO_component: GO:0005737 - cytoplasm [Evidence IDA] [PMID 14562095]; GO_component: GO:0005634 - nucleus [Evidence IEA,IEA]; GO_component: GO:0005634 - nucleus [Evidence IDA] [PMID 14562095]; GO_function: GO:0005524 - ATP binding [Evidence IEA]; GO_function: GO:0016874 - ligase activity [Evidence IEA]; GO_function: GO:0000166 - nucleotide binding [Evidence IEA]; GO_function: GO:0004592 - pantoate-beta-alanine ligase activity [Evidence IEA,IEA]; GO_function: GO:0004592 - pantoate-beta-alanine ligase activity [Evidence IDA,ISS] [PMID 10417331]; GO_process: GO:0015940 - pantothenate biosynthetic process [Evidence IEA,IEA,IEA]; GO_process: GO:0015940 - pantothenate biosynthetic process [Evidence IMP] [PMID 11154694]), giving the protein MSMLCRQGARYFSTSSLRSVRLIKTVPELRAWRRKQIVENKTVGLVPTMGALHQGHLNLVSQSCQENDNCVVSVFVNPSQFAPHEDLNNYPRTLKSDIDKLEALENDMKSSEIIVFLPSVADMYPSGITLDVSQQRGAFVEVKGLSEQLEGFIRPQFFRGVATIVTKLLNIVVPERAYFGQKDVQQSIVVKRLVKDLLLPTEIKVAKTSREPNGLAMSSRNEYLTTESRERAKILFEALSAGEAAYKAGKTSRQEIIDEINRVLKSSDLLVEVEYIALSDKVSLEEVDKVENGLGAIISAAIRVPNKDGGKTRIIDNIILD